The Pseudomonas sp. SCA2728.1_7 DNA segment CGCTCAGCGATGAGCAACGCAAGCTCGCCCAGCAATGGCAGCAGGGCGGCGGCAAGGTCGGGCCGTACGTCAACGCGATCAAACTGATTCAGTTCAACAGCCATCTGGTCAGCCGCGACGTCTCGCAGGCACGGCCCGGTGATTTGATGTTTTTCGATCAGGGCGACGACCAGCACCTGATGATCTGGATGGGCCGCTACATCGCTTATCACACTGGCACCACCACCCCGACTGACAACGGCATGCGTTCGGCAAGCCTGCAGCAACTCATGACATGGAAGGACACCCGATGGATACCCGACGCAGCCAACCCCAACTTCATCGGCGTCTATCGACTGAACTTTCTCTCCCAATGACCGGTGCCCGCATGTTGCGACTCTGCTCCCGAATTCCTTTGCTGCTGGCGCTGTTGCTGCCAGTGGCTACCGTCAGCGCCGAAGATTCGGTCGAGCCGAGCGGCTACACGCCGGTCTCCGGTGAAAGCTTCTTCCTGCTATCCGACAGCAGTTTTGCGGCGGACGAGCAGGCGATGGTGCGCCTCGAAGCGCCGGGCCGAGACTATCGCCGTTTCCGCATGGAACCGTACGGCGGCGCCGACATCCGCGTATACCGCATCGACAAGCCGCTGGATTTCCTCAAGCGTCAGAAAAACCTGCACCGCGTGGTCAGCGACGGTCAGTTCAAGGGCGAAGGCCTGTCCAACACCCTCGCGTACCTGTGGGACAACTGGTACCGCAAATCCCGGCGGGTGATGCAGCGCGCGTTCTCCTATGAATCGCGCAAACAGGTCACCGAAGAAGTGCCGGAACTGAAGATGGGCAACGCCATCGCCGCACC contains these protein-coding regions:
- a CDS encoding DUF1175 family protein, producing the protein MTALIRSLGLLALLLSAGARAVETPALDPAQSQVFRAWFVRIAQEQLSQGPSPRWYQQDCAGLVRFAANEALKVHDDKWLRSNGLSNRYLPPELSLSDEQRKLAQQWQQGGGKVGPYVNAIKLIQFNSHLVSRDVSQARPGDLMFFDQGDDQHLMIWMGRYIAYHTGTTTPTDNGMRSASLQQLMTWKDTRWIPDAANPNFIGVYRLNFLSQ